The sequence below is a genomic window from Shinella zoogloeoides.
CGAGATCGTCGGGGAAGAGCTGGAACGAAAAGTCGTCCGGCATCGGATCGTCGGGCGTCACCCAATGCGCCTTGCAATTGCGCTCGTAGGGGCCGAGATTCATGCCCGTCTTCTCCTGCCGGAGATAGTAGGAGCTGTCGACGTCGCGCAGCAGCGGCAGCTTGTGGCCGGCCTCCTTCGACCAGGCGGCAAGCTCGGGGATTTCCTCGAACAGCATGTATTGATGGCTCATCACCATCATCGGCACGTCGCGGCCGAACCACTTGCCGACCTCGCGGGCATAGTAGCCGGCAGCGTTGACGACCTTCTCGCAGCGGATCTCGCCCTGCGGCGTCGAGATCACCCATTCCTCGCCCTCGCGCCGCGCGCCGGTCGCCGGACAGAAGCGGAAGATCTTCGCGCCCATGTCGCGCGCGCCCTTCGCCAGTGCCTGCGTCAGCTGCGCGGGGTCGATGTCGCCGTCATAGGGGTCGTAGAGCGCGCCGGTGAGGTCATGCGTTTCGAGGAACGGGTATTTCGAGCGCATCTCGTCGGGCGTCAGGATGTCGAGGTCCATGCCCTGGTAGCGGCCCATGCCGACGACGCGCTTGAACTCCTGCAGCCGCTCCTTGGAGTGGCCGAGGCGGATCGAGCCCGTTACGTGGTAGTTCATGGGATAATCGACCAGAGCGCCCAACTCGCGGTAGAGCGAGGCGGAATAGCGCTGCATGTTCATGAGCGACCAGGAGGAGGAGAAGGTCGGCACGTTGCCGGCGGCGTGCCAGGTGGAGCCGGCCGTCAGCTCGTTCTTTTCGAGCAGCACGCAATCCGTCCATCCGGCCTTGGCCAGATGATAGAGCGCCGACGCCCCCACGGCGCCTCCGCCGATGATGACGACACGGGCATGGCTTGGCAGTGCGGACATTCTCGTTTCCCTTCTTTGCCCCGGATTTGTGGCAACCAAAGCGCCTTGCGGCAAGCGGGCGGAATTCGCTTTATTAATCGGAAATCTCGATTACATTGCCGTCAAACATTGGAAAAATACGGCGCGTTCATGCAAATTGTCCTGATTGAGACATTCCTGGACCTGATGGAAACCCGCAATTTCAACCGCACGGCGGAGCGGCTGAACATCACGCAATCGACGGTCACCCACCGCATCAACGCGCTGGAGGCGATGTTCGCGCGAAAGCTCTTCGCGCGCAACAAGGGCGGCACCCAGCCGACCGCCGCGGGCCTGCGTTTCCTCGATCACGCCAAGGCGCTCCAGCATCAGTGGCACGAGGCGACGAGGGCGGTGGAGACGGCCGGCGCCTACGAGCGTTCCATGCGCATCGGTCTGCAGCACGACCTCGCCGCCCACTATGCCGGCGACTGGCTGGCGGCAGTGCGCAAGGAACTGCCGGCGACCTCCATCTACTTGGAAGTCGACTATTCCAGCCAGATGAACCGCGACCTCGGCGCAGGTGATCTCGACCTCGCCATCCTCTTCACGCCGCATTACCTGCCGGACCTGCATTACGAGCGCATCGGCGAGGTGCATTACGAGATGGTGAGCAGCAGGGTGACGCGCATCGAGGACGTGAAGCCGGAGGACTATATCCAGGCCGTCTATTCTCCCGCCTTCGACCGGCTGCACCGGCAGGCCCATCCCGCCCTCTCGACCGCGCCGATCGCCAGCGGCGAGACGACCGCCATCCTTGCGCTGATGCAGAAGCTCGGCGGCGCGGCCTTCGTGATGGCGGCGGATGCGAAGCGGCTGCTGCGCACGGGCGCGGCGAGCCGGGTGGCCGGGGCCGAGCCGATCGCGCAGGCCGTCTACGCCGCCGTCAACGTGCGCACCCGCCATGCCCACCAGCATCGGCGGATCATCGCAATCCTGCAGGCCCTGCTTGCCGCCTGAATCCTTGAAACCGGCCGGAGCCATGCCTATTAACGGCAAACCCGATTCCGACGAAGGAGACGCCCATGGCCGCCCGCGACCGCTACTCGCGCAAACTCGAATGCGCCATGTGCGGCAATTCCGGCTATGCCGAGGTCTCCGAGGACGACATGCCGACCCGCAAGAACCCCGACTTCACGGTGGATTCCCTGCCGCGCGGCTTCCTGACCGAACGTCCCTCGAAATATCCGGACAAGCACATGATCCGCTGCCGCTGCGGCCATGTCTTCAAGTTCCAGCAGAAGACGGTCTATGCCGAGGGCGGCGAGCCCCGGCGCTAGGCCCTACCCCCGCCCGACGAACGGCATCGTCGTCGCCATCACCGTCATGGTCAGCACGTTGGCATCGAGCGGCAGGCTTGCCATGTAGATCACCGCATCGGCGACGTGCTTGACCGACATGGTCGGCTCGCTGGCGATTTCGCCGTTTGCCTGCAGCACGCCGGCGTTCATCCTCGCCGTCATGTCCGTCGCGGCATTGCCGATATCGATCTGGCCGCAGGCGATGTCGTATTTGCGCCCGTCGAGCGCGGTCGATTTGGTGAGGCCGGTGATGGCGTGTTTCGTTGCGGTGTAGGGCGCGGAGTTCGGCCGCGGCGCCGTCGCCGAAATCGAGCCGTTGTTGATGATGCGCCCGCCCCGTGGGCTCTGGTCCTTCATGATCCTGAAGGCCTGCTGGGTGCAGAGAAAGGCGCCGGTAAGGTTCGCGGCGAGAATGCTCGACCACTCCTCGAAGGGAATGTCCTCCAGGAGCGCCGGCGAGACATTGGAGCCGGCATTGTTGACGAGCAGGTCGAGCCGGCCGAATTCCTGCTTCACCTCGGCAAAGACCGCCGCCACCTGCAAAGGATCGCCGACATCGCAGGCAATTCCCCGGACGGGATGCCCCGTCCCGGCGGAAATCTCCCCGGCCGCCTTTTCCAGAACGCCAGGCCGGCGGCCGGTGATGACGACTGTATAGCCCTCGGCGCTGAGACCCCGCGCGACCGCGAGCCCGATGCCCGTGCCGCCGCCCGTCACCAGTGCGATCTTGCCTTTGCCGGTGCTGCCCCAATCCGTCATGTCGGTCCCTCCCAGAATCGTCTTCGCGCGCAAGGTGCATATACGACCTATCGCGACGAGCCGGGAAAGTCATCCATGGAGCACGGGACGGCCACCCCGAAGCGGGGCGGACGCGCCGTGCGGCCAAGCCATGTCAGGAGTGCAGGTGAATGCGCTCACGGCGTTCACGCACCGCCGCAAGCTCCTGTTCGATATGAATTTTCCGCGCGTCGTCCATCGCCGCGGCAATGGTGTCGGTGATGACGCGAAGGCTGTCGTCGGACACGAGCGGCGATACCCCTCGGCACTCCGCCGCGTGCAGTTTGCAAAGCGTGCTGGCAAGCAGCCGCGCATAGTCTTCCGGTTTGCGACCCATGTTCCCCATCCTTTTTGTTTATACCCACAGAAAACCACACAATGCGGCATAAAGCCACACCTTTCTCACAAGCTAATGGAAAAAATTGTGGGTAATCCCGCCGCCCCTCCGAGCGTGGAATGCTGAAAACCGAGACTGTTCGGAAAGGGGACAGGCGGTGGGCGCGCCCTGTGTCAACCTGCAGCAGGAAACACGATCTCTGCCTCGAAACCGTCAACACGCCCCGGGATAGGCGACGTCAGGACAAGGCTTGCCCGCATCTGCGCCAGCAGGCGTTCGGCAATGGAAAGCCCGAGGCCGGAGCCCGGCGCGAGCGACTTGCCGCGGGAGAACCGCTTGCGCACGGCGGCAAGCTCCGCCTCGGACAGGCGGGCGGCGGCGTTGCGGATGCGGACATTGCCCGTTTCGCTGACAAGAATCTCGACCGGTTCGCCCGCCCGGCCGTGCAAAAGCGCATTTTCGATGAGGTTTCGCAGCACGATGGCGAAGGCATCCGCCGTGCCCTCGCGCAGCGCCGGCCCGGCAAGGTCGCTCTGCAGGCGGATGCGCGCCGGATCCTGCGAGGCGCACTGGAAATCCGTGACCACTACCCTCACGACATCGGCGACGTCGAACGTGGTTTCCGCCACGCCGATCCCGGCCTCCGCGCGGGCGAGCTGGAGGAGCTTTTCCGTGAGCCTCGCCAGCTTCTGCAAGGAAGCCTCGATCTGCTGGGCGCGCGGGCGCGTCGGCGCGTCCCTCAGTTCGGACAGAAGAAGCTGGGTCTGCGCCAGCACGCCGGCGATCGGCGTTCGCAGCTCGTGCGCGCTGTTGGCGGTGAATTCCCGCTCGGCGGCGAGCACGGCGCGCAGGCGCGCAAGCAGGAGATTGACCGAACGCAGGATCGGCTTCAGCTCCAGCGGCAGGTCGGCCGCAGCGATGGCCGCGAGATTGCCGCCGTCCTTCTCGCCGATCGCCGCGCGCAGCGTTTCGACCGGCGAAAGCACCCGCCGCACGACGAACCACACGGCCGCGATGGTGACGGGAACGATCAGCAGCACCGGCAGCAGCAAGGCGAGCGAGCCTTCCACCATCGCCTCCCGCCGCTCCGCGGCGGAATCCTGAACCTGTACGAAGATCGTGCCGTCAGGGGTGGCGGCGGTGTAGATGCGGCCGGTTTCTCCCTGCCAGAAACCGACGTCCAAGGGTGCATTAAAGGCTTCCGCCGCCGCGGTGTGCGAGTGCAGCAGCACCCGGCCCGCCGCATCGCGCACCTGATAGGTCAGGTATTCCTCCTCGGAGGGCGCGCGGGCGGCCTCGA
It includes:
- a CDS encoding LysR family transcriptional regulator, with product MQIVLIETFLDLMETRNFNRTAERLNITQSTVTHRINALEAMFARKLFARNKGGTQPTAAGLRFLDHAKALQHQWHEATRAVETAGAYERSMRIGLQHDLAAHYAGDWLAAVRKELPATSIYLEVDYSSQMNRDLGAGDLDLAILFTPHYLPDLHYERIGEVHYEMVSSRVTRIEDVKPEDYIQAVYSPAFDRLHRQAHPALSTAPIASGETTAILALMQKLGGAAFVMAADAKRLLRTGAASRVAGAEPIAQAVYAAVNVRTRHAHQHRRIIAILQALLAA
- a CDS encoding SDR family oxidoreductase; the protein is MTDWGSTGKGKIALVTGGGTGIGLAVARGLSAEGYTVVITGRRPGVLEKAAGEISAGTGHPVRGIACDVGDPLQVAAVFAEVKQEFGRLDLLVNNAGSNVSPALLEDIPFEEWSSILAANLTGAFLCTQQAFRIMKDQSPRGGRIINNGSISATAPRPNSAPYTATKHAITGLTKSTALDGRKYDIACGQIDIGNAATDMTARMNAGVLQANGEIASEPTMSVKHVADAVIYMASLPLDANVLTMTVMATTMPFVGRG
- a CDS encoding sensor histidine kinase; protein product: MSGFRSLAGQLMLWITATITLLWLVAVGFGAFVMHDEFGEIFDSALQETAERLVPLVADDLQRRDDLTMPRRIEAARAPSEEEYLTYQVRDAAGRVLLHSHTAAAEAFNAPLDVGFWQGETGRIYTAATPDGTIFVQVQDSAAERREAMVEGSLALLLPVLLIVPVTIAAVWFVVRRVLSPVETLRAAIGEKDGGNLAAIAAADLPLELKPILRSVNLLLARLRAVLAAEREFTANSAHELRTPIAGVLAQTQLLLSELRDAPTRPRAQQIEASLQKLARLTEKLLQLARAEAGIGVAETTFDVADVVRVVVTDFQCASQDPARIRLQSDLAGPALREGTADAFAIVLRNLIENALLHGRAGEPVEILVSETGNVRIRNAAARLSEAELAAVRKRFSRGKSLAPGSGLGLSIAERLLAQMRASLVLTSPIPGRVDGFEAEIVFPAAG